In Glycine max cultivar Williams 82 chromosome 15, Glycine_max_v4.0, whole genome shotgun sequence, the DNA window GGATAGCACCACAACCAATTCATGGCCTTTGCAACATTGCCACCTTTTGCTCAAGACTCACATGGACAAAAAAGGATCTTTCCTCAGAACTTCAAGTGATGACACCACCAACATCAGTGTTCAAAATTCCTTTCCTGTAAGTATTGTTTTTCTCTCTGAGATCTTCTATCTCAATTTTCTCCcttgtgttcttttttttttttttgtgatgtgTGGTAGTTTTGTGGAAACTCTTTTAGTCAAGGTCAATTGTATTTTAGATGTCTTGAAAAGtgtttttcatctttctttcgtttttttttaccaattttcttttggttttttgttGTTGCCCTTTTTGTGAAGACATGAATTTTCTGAATTTGACATTGGTTTGTATCTAATGCTTTTCATCAACGATTATAATATTTCCTTGGTGGAAGAAAATTTCCTAGCAAATGAAACATGACTATGATATATGGTGTGTGTCTAATCTAGTAATATTTGTTTGGAATTGGATGGTACAAAAATATTGGACAGTAAATGTAAACTTTTTTCCTAACAACCAATTTTCTCTTGTGATGGAATCTTTGAGCAATGATCTGATCTCGGGGTTTTGTAATTATGGATTTTCTCGCATGTGTTTTTGAAAGGCTAGATGGTGTTAGTTAGAAGTGGTTGTGACAGAAATTAGTTTAGTCGGCATGGATACACTGTAGCTTACTTTGTGAAATAATTGATTGTGTTGCCGACTGAATCAGCTTGCATAGCTGGCAATTAAATTGTCTTCGTTTGTTGCATTCATTTTTGTACTTAATTGTTGCCCACAGAATTTGTTGGTGTTCTCCGTGAGTTTACCTTTTTGAGATGAAAGGAAATAACTCGAGGAATAAGCTTTAAAAACAACCCCATTTTTGGCTCTCTGTTatgttgtgttttgtgtatgtACTCAGAGTaaattcttttactttttattgcTTTCTTGAGTTTGCTTAGCAGATTCAATTTCCTAACTTCTCCACTGTTTCTGCTTCTATCATCTTAATTGCCTTCTTCTGTGCTGCATTTAGCTAGAAAGCATATGTGAGGACACAGTGGTTGTAGACAAGAAACAGAATCTGATGAATTTTGTTCCAGCTCTTCGGTCTGGAGAGTGGTCTGATATTGGAGAACGTCCTTACATGGAGGATACTCACATATGCATTGGAGATTTGGTAAAGAAGTTTAATTATGATGTACTTTCTGGGGAGGCTGTTTCCTTTTATGGTGTAAGCCATCTACCCCCTTGTGCTAATTGCCTACTGTCATGAATTTCAATTTATCGTTTCAATTCTTCTACCACCATTTTGCTTTTATGTGATAATACATGGATAATTTAAACATTCTTGATCCATTACTGTATCTAGACTAGCAAGCCAGTCTTGAAGGGTTTACTGCATCAATTGATGATTAAGTTAAAAGAAAGGAATTTCTTATTGTTGACTAATTGACCAGAAAATATTCTATGGTGCAATTAGATTTCATCTTTCCATTAATCCTTGCAGCTTATATTCACTTATTAATGTTGAGATCTGACCTCTCATCTTTTTCATTGTCCTCTTTCCTAGTTACAGTTGTATAACCATTTTAAAGTCTGACTTGACAAAATGTGGGAAAATAATGATCTAAGAGGACAAGCATCTTTTAGTGATTTTGCATAGGAGGATATGCAATTGCAACCTTTAATCAGGGTTTGACATGTAATATGAAAATGGTCAAATGTGCAGGTATTTGATGGACATGGAGGGAAGAGTGCTGCACAatttgtccgtgataatctgcCAAGAGTTATTGTTGAGGATGTTAACTTTCCTTTGGAGCTTGAGAAGGTGGTCAAAAGGTCATTTGTGGAGACTGATGCTGCATTTCTAAAAACATCCTCTCACGAGCCTTCCCTTTCTTCTGGTACAACTGCAATAACTGCAATTATATTTGGAAGGTGAGCACTTGTCTCCACTGTTCTTTGTCCTTCAGAACTGTGGGATATATTATCTTTTCATACAATAAGTGTAGCTGTGAAAATGGCACATTAGCATTCAAGTCAAATGAGGTGCCAGATATCATCAACATTATTTCTTGCATGATTTATTATTGTATCTATGCCTACTCTATATCCCCTTCCCTGTTAGGATAGCAATTAACCACTTATCCGTTAGCTAGTTAGTTAGAAAGGATTGGTTAGATCAATAAGGTAAGAGGGATTCATTCTGTGAATTGGATGGCTAGTGTGTGAAAGGAGAAACACTTTGTGAAGGAGAAACCTTTAGAGGAGAGACCTCTCCTGTTCTTTATAGGCAACACATCAGAAATACAAAATCACAATTACTTTTGCACCTCTTTTAGTCTCATTATTTGTTGCTTATGTACATTGctcttttcattattttgtacaGGTCTTTACTTGTAGCCAATGCTGGAGATTGCCGAGCTGTTTTGTCCCACCATGGAAGGGCCATAGAAATGTCCAAAGATCATAGGCCAAACTGCATCAATGAAAGGACACGAGTTGAGTCCCTAGGTGGCTTCATTGATGATGGTTACCTGAATGGCCAGTTAGGTGTCACTCGTGCTCTTGGAGACTGGCACATTGAAGGAATGAAGGAAATGAGTGAAAGAGGAGGACCACTGAGTGCTGAACCTGAACTTAaattgatgacattgaccaaaGAAGATGAATTC includes these proteins:
- the LOC100813157 gene encoding probable protein phosphatase 2C 27-like isoform X2, yielding MCVKDQEKDMMDSTTTNSWPLQHCHLLLKTHMDKKGSFLRTSSDDTTNISVQNSFPVFDGHGGKSAAQFVRDNLPRVIVEDVNFPLELEKVVKRSFVETDAAFLKTSSHEPSLSSGTTAITAIIFGRSLLVANAGDCRAVLSHHGRAIEMSKDHRPNCINERTRVESLGGFIDDGYLNGQLGVTRALGDWHIEGMKEMSERGGPLSAEPELKLMTLTKEDEFLIIASDGIWDVFSSQNAVDFARRRLQEHNDEKQCCKEIVQEASKRGSTDNLTVVMVCFNLDPPPPVVVERTRVRRSISAEGLQNLKCLLKQ
- the LOC100813157 gene encoding probable protein phosphatase 2C 27-like isoform X1, with translation MCVKDQEKDMMDSTTTNSWPLQHCHLLLKTHMDKKGSFLRTSSDDTTNISVQNSFPLESICEDTVVVDKKQNLMNFVPALRSGEWSDIGERPYMEDTHICIGDLVFDGHGGKSAAQFVRDNLPRVIVEDVNFPLELEKVVKRSFVETDAAFLKTSSHEPSLSSGTTAITAIIFGRSLLVANAGDCRAVLSHHGRAIEMSKDHRPNCINERTRVESLGGFIDDGYLNGQLGVTRALGDWHIEGMKEMSERGGPLSAEPELKLMTLTKEDEFLIIASDGIWDVFSSQNAVDFARRRLQEHNDEKQCCKEIVQEASKRGSTDNLTVVMVCFNLDPPPPVVVERTRVRRSISAEGLQNLKCLLKQ
- the LOC100813157 gene encoding probable protein phosphatase 2C 27-like, whose amino-acid sequence is MCVKDQEKDMMDSTTTNSWPLQHCHLLLKTHMDKKGSFLRTSSDDTTNISVQNSFPLESICEDTVVVDKKQNLMNFVPALRSGEWSDIGERPYMEDTHICIGDLVKKFNYDVLSGEAVSFYGVFDGHGGKSAAQFVRDNLPRVIVEDVNFPLELEKVVKRSFVETDAAFLKTSSHEPSLSSGTTAITAIIFGRSLLVANAGDCRAVLSHHGRAIEMSKDHRPNCINERTRVESLGGFIDDGYLNGQLGVTRALGDWHIEGMKEMSERGGPLSAEPELKLMTLTKEDEFLIIASDGIWDVFSSQNAVDFARRRLQEHNDEKQCCKEIVQEASKRGSTDNLTVVMVCFNLDPPPPVVVERTRVRRSISAEGLQNLKCLLKQ
- the LOC100813157 gene encoding probable protein phosphatase 2C 27-like isoform X3, whose product is MNFVPALRSGEWSDIGERPYMEDTHICIGDLVKKFNYDVLSGEAVSFYGVFDGHGGKSAAQFVRDNLPRVIVEDVNFPLELEKVVKRSFVETDAAFLKTSSHEPSLSSGTTAITAIIFGRSLLVANAGDCRAVLSHHGRAIEMSKDHRPNCINERTRVESLGGFIDDGYLNGQLGVTRALGDWHIEGMKEMSERGGPLSAEPELKLMTLTKEDEFLIIASDGIWDVFSSQNAVDFARRRLQEHNDEKQCCKEIVQEASKRGSTDNLTVVMVCFNLDPPPPVVVERTRVRRSISAEGLQNLKCLLKQ